The following coding sequences are from one Saccharomyces cerevisiae S288C chromosome X, complete sequence window:
- the MPH3 gene encoding alpha-glucoside permease (Alpha-glucoside permease; transports maltose, maltotriose, alpha-methylglucoside, and turanose; identical to Mph2p; encoded in a subtelomeric position in a region likely to have undergone duplication) has protein sequence MKNLSFLINRRKENTSDSNVYPGKAKSHEPSWIEMDDQTKKDGLDIVHVEFSPDTRAPSDSNKVITEIFDATEDAKEADESERGMPLATALNTYPKAAAWSLLVSTTLIMEGYDTAILGAFYALPIFQRKFGSQNDKTGEWEISASWQIGLTLCYMAGEIVGLQLTGPSVDLVGNRYTLIIALFFLAAFTFILYFCNSLGMIAVGQALCGMPWGCFQCLTVSYASEICPLALRYYLTTYSNLCWLFGQLFAAGIMKNSQKKYADSELGYKLPFALQWILPVPLALGIFFAPESPWWLVKKGRFDEARRSLRRTLSGKGPEKEILVTLEVDKIKVTIDKEKRLTSKEGSYSDCFEDKINRRRTRITCLCWAGQATCGSILIGYSTYFYEKAGVSTEMSFTFSIIQYCLGICATFLSWWASKYFGRYDLYAFGLAFQTIVFFIIGGLGCSSTHGSKMGSGSLLMAVAFFYNLGIAPVVFCLVSEMPSSRLRTKTIILARNTYNVVSIICSVLILYQLNSKKWNWGAKSGFFWGVLCFCTLIWAVVDLPETAGKTFVEINELFKLGVSARKFKSTKVDPFVVKTPPKDVSHNDPKGDIEASIAEE, from the coding sequence ATGAAAAACTTATCTTTTCTCATAAACagaagaaaggaaaatacaAGTGACTCGAATGTATACCCAGGAAAGGCTAAGTCGCATGAACCCAGCTGGATAGAAATGGATGATCAAACTAAGAAGGACGGCTTAGATATTGTTCATGTTGAGTTCAGTCCGGATACAAGAGCGCCAAGCGATAGCAATAAAGTAATAACAGAGATATTTGACGCTACTGAGGATGCCAAGGAGGCAGACGAAAGTGAAAGAGGAATGCCACTTGCGACAGCATTGAATACATATCCCAAGGCAGCAGCTTGGTCACTATTGGTCTCTACAACTTTAATCATGGAAGGGTACGACACAGCTATTCTTGGAGCTTTCTACGCCTTGCCTATTTTTCAGAGAAAGTTTGGCTCACAAAATGACAAAACTGGAGAATGGGAAATTTCAGCGTCATGGCAAATCGGGCTGACCTTATGTTATATGGCAGGTGAAATTGTGGGGCTACAGCTAACGGGGCCCTCCGTGGATCTTGTTGGAAATCGTTACACATTGATTATTgcattgttttttttagctGCCTTCACTTTTATACTGTACTTTTGCAATAGTTTAGGCATGATTGCTGTGGGACAAGCATTGTGCGGGATGCCATGGGGTTGTTTTCAGTGTTTGACGGTGTCTTACGCTTCTGAAATATGCCCATTGGCTCTGAGATATTACCTTACAACCTATTCAAACTTGTGCTGGTTATTTGGACAACTTTTTGCAGCTGGAatcatgaaaaattctcaaaaaaaatatgcgGATTCAGAATTAGGATATAAACTACCATTTGCCCTACAGTGGATTTTGCCAGTTCCTTTAGCACtgggaattttttttgcaccTGAATCTCCATGGTGGCTAgttaaaaaaggaaggtTTGATGAGGCAAGGAGATCACTTAGAAGAACTTTAAGCGGCAAGGGAcctgaaaaagaaatactaGTAACTCTGGAGGTGgacaaaataaaagtgaCTATAGATAAGGAAAAGAGACTCACAAGTAAAGAAGGCTCCTATAGTGATTGTTTTGAAGACAAGATTAATCGAAGAAGAACGAGAATTACTTGTCTCTGCTGGGCTGGTCAAGCCACTTGTGGTTCAATACTAATAGGTTATTCAACTTACTTTTACGAAAAGGCTGGCGTTAGTACTGAAATGTCCTTCACTTTTAGTATTATTCAATACTGTCTCGGTATTTGTGCTACATTTCTATCTTGGTGGGCGTCAAAGTATTTTGGTAGATATGACCTTTACGCTTTTGGACTAGCCTTCCAAaccattgtttttttcattattggCGGTTTGGGGTGCTCAAGTACGCACGGTTCCAAAATGGGAAGTGGTTCTCTTTTAATGGCTGtagcatttttttacaatttaGGAATTGCCCCGGTCGTTTTTTGCCTAGTCTCTGAAATGCCATCTTCAAGACTAAGAACGAAAACAATCATTCTAGCACGTAACACTTATAATGTGGTCAGTATCATATGTAGCGTTCTCATCTTATACCAACTGAACTCTAAGAAGTGGAACTGGGGCGCTAAGTCAGGCTTTTTCTGGGGTGTCTTATGCTTTTGTACTTTAATCTGGGCTGTGGTTGACCTACCAGAAACTGCCGGAAAGACTTTCGTGGAAATAAATGAGTTATTTAAACTTGGAGTTTCTGCAAGAAAGTTCAAATCGACGAAAGTAGATCCGTTTGTTGTCAAAACCCCCCCTAAAGACGTCTCTCATAACGACCCCAAGGGAGATATCGAAGCTTCCATTGCAGAGGAATAG